In one Saimiri boliviensis isolate mSaiBol1 chromosome 3, mSaiBol1.pri, whole genome shotgun sequence genomic region, the following are encoded:
- the LOC101054028 gene encoding U2 small nuclear ribonucleoprotein B'', with product MDIRPNHTIYINNMNDKIKKEELKRSLYALFSQFGHVVDIVALKTMKMRGQAFVIFKELGSSTNALRQLQGFPFYGKPMRIQYAKTDSDIISKMRGTFADKEKKKGKKKAKTVEQTATTTNKKPGQGTPNSANTQGNSTPNPQVPDYPPNYILFLNNLPEETNEMMLSMLFNQFPGFKEVRLVPGRHDIAFVEFENDG from the coding sequence ATGGATATCAGACCAAATCATACAATTTATATCAACAATAtgaatgacaaaattaaaaaggaagaattgaAGAGATCCCTCTATGCCCTGTTTTCTCAGTTTGGTCATGTGGTGGACATTGTGGCTTTAAAGACAATGAAGATGAGGGGGCAGGCCTTTGTCATATTTAAGGAACTGGGCTCATCCACAAATGCTTTGAGACAGTTACAAGGATTTCCATTTTATGGTAAACCAATGCGAATACAGTATGCAAAGACAGATTCGGATATAATATCTAAAATGCGTGGCACTTTTgctgacaaagaaaagaaaaaaggaaagaaaaaagccaaaactGTGGAACAGACTGCAACAACCACAAACAAAAAGCCTGGCCAGGGAACTCCAAATTCAGCCAATACCCAAGGAAATTCAACACCAAATCCTCAGGTCCCTGATTACCCTCCAAACTATATTTTATTCCTTAATAACTTACCAGAAGAGACTAACGAGATGATGTTATCCATGCTGTTTAATCAGTTTCCTGGCTTCAAGGAAGTACGTCTAGTACCAGGGAGGCATGACATTGCTTTTGTTGAATTTGAAAATGATGGGTAG